The sequence CGTGCCGCTGCCGACTCGTAAAGAACGCTTTACGGTCATGCGCTCGCCGTTTATCGACAAGGATTCTCAGGAACACTTCGAGATTCGGACGCACAAGCGTCTGATCGACGTGATTAATCCTGACAGCCGCACGATTGAGAGTCTGACGAAACTCAATTTGCCGGCTGGTGTCGATATCGAAATCAAGTTGTAAAAAGTGGCCGCCACTCTCGAGCACGGGCGCAGAGGAGCGCGGGAAGAGGCGTCTGGCGGGGCAATGCTCCGCAAGTCTCCTGGCTTCCTGCCCCCTGCTCCCCTTGTTCAGAATTGGGGGAAGAGGCGATGAAAGGTATTCTTGGGAAGAAAATCGGCATGACCCAGATTTACGATGAAAACGGGCAGGTTATTCCTGTGACCGTCATCGAGGCTGGGCCGTGCTTTGTGACGCAGATCCGCACGAAAGAACGCGACGGCTACAACGCCGTGCAGTTGGGCTTCGAGCAAGTCAAGCCGAAGAAACTGAATAAGCCGCAGTTGGGCCATCTGGAAAAGGCCAATGCGCCGGCACTCAAGTACCTGCGCGAGTTCCCGTTGGAAGATGGCGAAGAACTCTCGCTGGG is a genomic window of Ardenticatena maritima containing:
- the rpsJ gene encoding 30S ribosomal protein S10, translating into MAQQRIRIRLKAYDHRLLDQSARQIVETAERTGARVIGPVPLPTRKERFTVMRSPFIDKDSQEHFEIRTHKRLIDVINPDSRTIESLTKLNLPAGVDIEIKL